Proteins from one Fragaria vesca subsp. vesca linkage group LG6, FraVesHawaii_1.0, whole genome shotgun sequence genomic window:
- the LOC101314783 gene encoding endo-1,3(4)-beta-glucanase 2-like, whose product MTFYIFILVLGFSFLQTQARALPSKPAPAAVLFPQVQSTVLPDPSPFFASNLLQAPLPTNSFFQNFVLNNGDAAEYFHPYSFRFSNSSLTLSYPTPIPSNASILQNFTADLTISTTQTQHQHQVVSSFSDLGVTLDIPSSNLRFFLVKGSPYLTCNVSVPTALSISTTHAITSLSPNTKQNKYTINLNNNQTWILYSSSKIGLTKTNPSLIKSDSFFGVIRVALSPGSDAEKVLDQFSSSYPVSGEALFTEAFGLEYNWEKQGNGDLLMLAHPLHLQLLSVEDRNVTVLDHFRYRSIDGDLVGVVGDSWVLKTQPIPITWHSINGIKDNASIPEITAALLTDVEAVTSEPISSITASYFYGKMIAKAARLALIAEEVGCDNVIPNITTFLKNAIEPWLSGTFGGNGFLYEAKWSGLVTKNGAVDKGADFGFGIYNDHHYHIGYFVYAIAVVAKLDQAWGLKFKTQACSLAEDFMNLNRQPSSNYPRLRNFDLYNLHSWAGGLTEFGDGRNQESSSEAVNAYYSAALMGLAYGDTNLTATGSLLAALEIQATQKWWHVHQGDNIYEDVFTSANKITGIVWSDKRDTGLWFAPQTSLEIRVGIQVLPISPITEVLFSNVSYVKELVEWTAPALTKEGVTDAWRGFDYSLEGIYNKQDALQKIKNLGGFDDGNSLTNLLWWIHSRG is encoded by the coding sequence ATGACTTTCTACATTTTCATTTTGGTTCTTGGTTTCTCCTTCCTTCAAACCCAAGCTAGAGCACTACCATCCAAACCAGCTCCAGCCGCTGTCCTCTTCCCTCAAGTCCAATCCACTGTCCTCCCTGACCCTTCACCTTTCTTCGCCTCCAACCTCCTCCAAGCTCCACTTCCCACCAACTCTTTCTTCCAGAACTTTGTACTCAACAATGGCGACGCTGCCGAATATTTCCATCCCTACAGCTTCAGATTCTCCAACTCATCCCTCACTCTGTCTTATCCTACCCCTATCCCATCCAACGCTTCCATACTCCAAAACTTTACAGCTGACCTTACCATCTCCACCACACAAACCCAACACCAACATCAGGTTGTCTCTTCCTTCAGTGACCTCGGTGTCACTTTGGACATCCCCTCCTCCAATCTCCGGTTCTTTCTTGTGAAAGGAAGCCCCTATCTGACGTGCAATGTGTCTGTACCGACAGCTCTCTCCATCTCCACCACTCATGCAATCACCTCACTGTCTCCAAATACAAAACAGAACAAGTACACAATCAACCTCAACAACAACCAGACATGGATCCTGTACTCGTCCTCCAAGATTGGTCTCACCAAGACCAACCCTTCATTGATCAAATCCGATTCATTTTTCGGCGTTATAAGGGTTGCATTGTCACCAGGTTCTGATGCAGAGAAGGTGCTAGACCAGTTCAGTTCTTCTTACCCGGTTTCCGGTGAAGCCCTCTTCACAGAAGCGTTTGGTTTGGAGTATAACTGGGAGAAACAAGGGAATGGAGACTTGCTTATGCTAGCTCACCCTCTCCATCTTCAGCTTCTTTCTGTTGAGGACAGAAATGTCACTGTTCTTGACCATTTCAGGTACAGAAGCATTGATGGTGACCTTGTTGGCGTTGTAGGCGACTCTTGGGTGTTGAAAACACAGCCTATTCCAATCACTTGGCATTCCATTAATGGTATCAAAGACAATGCATCAATACCAGAGATTACTGCCGCTCTTTTGACAGATGTTGAGGCTGTAACCTCGGAACCAATATCATCAATAACGGCTTCATATTTCTATGGAAAGATGATTGCGAAGGCGGCTAGGCTGGCTTTGATTGCTGAAGAGGTGGGCTGTGATAATGTGATTCCAAACATTACAACGTTCTTGAAGAATGCAATTGAGCCATGGTTGAGTGGGACTTTTGGAGGAAATGGTTTCTTGTATGAAGCTAAATGGAGTGGACTTGTCACGAAAAATGGAGCAGTGGATAAAGGTGCAGACTTTGGGTTTGGAATATACAATGATCACCATTACCATATTGGTTACTTTGTTTATGCAATTGCAGTGGTTGCCAAGCTTGACCAGGCTTGGGGGTTAAAATTCAAGACTCAAGCTTGTTCTCTTGCTGAGGATTTCATGAACTTAAACAGGCAGCCAAGTTCTAACTATCCACGTTTGCGGAACTTTGATCTTTACAATTTGCATTCATGGGCAGGAGGACTAACTGAATTTGGAGATGGACGCAATCAGGAGAGCTCAAGTGAAGCAGTGAATGCTTACTACTCAGCTGCCTTGATGGGGCTAGCCTATGGAGACACTAATCTCACCGCCACCGGATCTTTGCTTGCAGCTCTTGAAATCCAAGCAACTCAAAAGTGGTGGCATGTGCACCAAGGAGACAACATCTATGAGGACGTTTTCACAAGCGCAAATAAGATCACAGGAATAGTGTGGTCTGATAAGAGAGACACTGGACTTTGGTTTGCTCCTCAAACATCTTTAGAAATCAGGGTTGGAATTCAGGTTCTTCCGATTTCGCCTATCACTGAGGTCTTGTTCTCTAATGTCAGCTATGTTAAGGAACTGGTAGAGTGGACAGCACCGGCTTTGACTAAGGAGGGAGTTACAGATGCATGGAGAGGGTTTGATTATTCCTTGGAAGGGATATACAACAAACAAGATGCTTTGCAGAAGATTAAGAACTTGGGTGGCTTTGATGATGGGAACTCACTTACCAATCTTCTGTGGTGGATTCACAGCAGAGGTTAG
- the LOC101315370 gene encoding uncharacterized protein LOC101315370: MARKRKVSEGVEETKSCSEGTMAWDEMVKEASAAAALGGAARRARKRFVGVRQRPSGRWVAEIKDTIQKIRVWLGTFDTAEEAARAYDEAACLLRGANTRTNFWPCSPSPSSTPALPSKITNLLLQRLKARNNNTSCTAAPLPVNHQQKQYQEEAAAEFSENQYTDFLNDPEDYITSNNEYIPEISASSIDYMTSSFESCLTEKEEYSIAREADQQMDYGNLSEVAGTTYSGGDANFVCAGSEEDVEEEEVNGQVGAIDFQFVDDIGSTDYYSPSPFEIAEEIEEAVEPETYADEPSMLRAAMKRMKYERKFSASLYAFNGIPECLKLKIESSTTGNTRMRGISDLQRACSNKNKEEAAAKQEYEGKKEEENQQTSTDMGSSSSSSSFSSMSSAVNGDGELSLWNSLDLQPICFLSTN, translated from the coding sequence ATGGCAAGGAAGAGAAAAGTTAGTGAAGGAGTGGAAGAGACCAAAAGTTGCAGCGAGGGAACCATGGCTTGGGATGAGATGGTGAAGGAAGCATCAGCTGCTGCAGCACTGGGAGGAGCAGCAAGAAGAGCTCGAAAGCGTTTTGTTGGTGTTCGCCAAAGACCCTCCGGAAGATGGGTGGCAGAGATTAAGGACACTATTCAAAAGATAAGGGTGTGGTTGGGGACATTTGACACAGCTGAGGAAGCAGCCAGGGCCTATGATGAGGCAGCTTGCTTGCTCCGCGGTGCCAATACTAGAACAAATTTCTGGCCTTGTTCCCCATCACCATCTTCTACTCCAGCACTACCCTCAAAGATCACAAACCTTCTTCTCCAGAGGCTCAAAGCAAGGAACAATAACACCTCTTGTACTGCTGCTCCTTTGCCTGTTAACCATCAACAGAAGCAGTATCAGGAAGAAGCTGCAGCAGAGTTCTCGGAAAACCAGTACACTGATTTCCTTAATGATCCAGAAGATTACATCACAAGCAACAATGAATACATCCCTGAGATTAGTGCAAGTAGCATCGACTACATGACATCAAGTTTTGAGTCCTGCTTGACTGAAAAGGAAGAGTACTCCATTGCAAGAGAAGCTGATCAACAAATGGACTATGGGAATTTGAGTGAAGTGGCTGGGACTACTTATAGCGGCGGGGATGCAAATTTTGTTTGTGCAGGATCAGAGGAAGATGTGGAAGAAGAAGAAGTAAATGGTCAAGTGGGTGCCATAGACTTCCAATTTGTGGATGATATTGGATCAACAGACTACTATTCTCCTTCTCCTTTTGAGATTGCTGAAGAGATAGAAGAGGCAGTGGAGCCAGAGACCTATGCAGATGAACCTTCCATGCTTAGAGCAGCCATGAAGAGGATGAAATATGAGAGGAAATTCTCTGCTTCTCTCTATGCCTTCAATGGCATACCCGAATGCTTAAAGTTAAAGATTGAATCTTCAACAACAGGAAACACAAGAATGAGAGGAATATCTGACCTGCAGAGGGCCTGCAGTAACAAGAACAAAGAGGAAGCTGCAGCAAAACAAGAATATGAAGGAAAGAAAGAAGAGGAGAACCAGCAGACATCAACTGATATGGGATCTTCTTCTTCCTCCTCTTCCTTTTCTTCCATGAGTAGTGCTGTGAATGGTGATGGTGAGTTGTCACTTTGGAACTCACTTGATCTTCAGCCTATCTGCTTTTTGTCTACTAATTGA